Proteins found in one Gimesia chilikensis genomic segment:
- a CDS encoding DUF4175 family protein, translating to MGLPDLLKQLNQVIFRQQISLKLKRLTLLWLVAGGLTLLTVLLLPPVSAPAEQYLLLAVLLGIPVCIAVGMLVHRSRNRYSPASRHAVAKLIEETYPDLDTSLLATLELEKQNWNESPTFLQKRLLAQVISHGTNHDWRQAISNRRLILQSITHLTCFTVWLLCCLSCWTLLQAAPTPQKTSIALINQAQQEFKVEIQPGSTEVEKGHPLLITARFSGKVPETATLHFTTPSGTTTELPLTKQLDDPIFAVRIPAVTEDLSYQVHSADWKSDVSQVKVYVLPELVQLDSTITPPDYTGQPAQRNEDSLTLSAIVGSKVQFHAHFNKPVKTAEFRTDNGNSLPMVIDSNGLSGRLTMQAEQDQTWNLHLNDSDGRSNRTPPFIDLAVIPNLPPEIKITFPARDTRVSPLEEALVQGTVVDDFGLQQVGLVYSIPGQEPQTVVLRESDKAAVDFTAEHILSLERLHVQPDTLISYYLFAEDLEAEGRTRKVLSDMYFMEVRHFEEIFREGRSPGGASQAGKSGGNAQQAEKLAEQQKQIINATWKVIRREIKSTVSEQFSPDLETLSQAQQSLVAELRKLSEKIKSQKSKALIDSISQSMQEAATCLDSAREAQSVSTLSTALAAEQTSYQMLLKLRAREHEVSKSKNGGGSKGGGSSRSQTQLQQLELTNKKQRYETENQASQPAAAQPDRESLQILNRLRELAERQKDLNEQLKELANKQRFAKTDAEREEIERQLKRLRERQRELLRQADEVAQRMDQAKQPDSMKSRRELEQTRQHLQQSAQSLKEGQVSRALNSGTRAQQKLNQLKNNFRKKTANQFADAMRSLNQQAEQLDQKQQAINQAINDQERKPEPGARRSLRNHRGNSELADQLQQQEDRLKEIMEQMKQVVQESEQAEPLLSRHLYDAIRKTRPFRPEEALKDAANFLKEGNGNQAREAEERASRGIETMKQGIQVASESVLGNDLESLKRARQALKSLSSEIQQEQQLASNSPQQKPPGTGSGKPGSPSPQPAGQRPNPAGSQGQGKPGESRQDQNSLAQNQPMPGKSGQIPSSAEQSKSGQPQSGQPQQGQSGQSQPGKSQSNSSGQPASQGQGQGQVQLTSAQAGKGNGSQANSPNSSQNSAAPKSLKGQRGQSQGGPGGGQGGPGSPTPGPLTGNQFREWSDRMRDVEEMVGDPELRSRVAQIRERAQSMRAEFKRHSKAPEGDLINAQILEPLAEIQTILSNEISKRGAQTSLAPIDRDPVPEKYSDLVRRYYEELGNGK from the coding sequence ATGGGCCTGCCCGATCTATTAAAACAGCTGAATCAGGTCATCTTTCGCCAGCAGATCAGTCTGAAGCTTAAGCGACTGACGCTACTCTGGCTGGTTGCAGGTGGTCTGACCCTGCTGACGGTACTCCTGCTTCCCCCCGTCTCGGCTCCTGCCGAACAGTACTTGTTATTGGCGGTTTTACTGGGAATCCCAGTCTGTATCGCTGTCGGTATGCTGGTCCATCGCTCACGCAACCGCTACTCACCAGCCAGTCGGCATGCAGTGGCAAAACTGATCGAAGAGACTTATCCTGATCTAGACACCAGTCTGCTCGCAACACTGGAACTGGAAAAGCAAAACTGGAATGAGTCACCCACATTTCTGCAGAAGCGTCTGCTGGCCCAGGTCATATCACACGGTACAAATCATGACTGGCGGCAGGCGATTTCCAACCGCAGACTGATTCTGCAGAGCATCACACACTTAACCTGCTTTACTGTCTGGTTACTCTGCTGCCTGAGTTGCTGGACTCTGCTCCAGGCCGCTCCCACTCCTCAAAAAACCTCCATCGCTCTCATCAACCAGGCCCAACAGGAATTCAAAGTTGAAATTCAACCGGGCTCTACTGAGGTGGAAAAAGGGCATCCCTTGCTGATCACTGCACGTTTCTCGGGAAAAGTCCCGGAGACTGCAACTCTGCATTTCACAACTCCCAGTGGAACCACCACAGAACTTCCGCTGACCAAACAACTGGACGACCCGATTTTTGCGGTTCGAATTCCTGCTGTAACAGAGGATTTGAGCTATCAAGTGCACTCAGCAGACTGGAAGTCAGATGTTTCACAGGTAAAAGTCTATGTCCTGCCCGAACTGGTTCAGCTCGACAGCACTATCACACCGCCAGACTATACAGGTCAACCAGCGCAGCGGAATGAAGACAGTCTCACACTGAGTGCAATTGTTGGTTCTAAAGTTCAATTCCACGCCCACTTCAATAAGCCTGTCAAAACAGCCGAATTTAGAACCGATAACGGCAATTCGTTACCCATGGTGATCGATTCAAATGGATTATCGGGCCGTCTGACAATGCAGGCAGAACAGGACCAGACCTGGAACCTGCATCTGAACGACAGCGATGGTCGTTCAAACCGCACTCCACCATTTATCGATTTGGCTGTGATACCCAATCTTCCACCTGAAATCAAAATCACATTTCCAGCTCGCGACACCCGTGTCTCCCCACTCGAAGAGGCACTGGTTCAAGGCACCGTTGTAGACGACTTCGGCCTGCAACAGGTAGGTCTGGTTTACTCGATTCCAGGCCAGGAACCTCAGACTGTAGTGCTCCGTGAAAGCGATAAAGCAGCGGTCGATTTCACAGCTGAGCACATTCTCTCCCTGGAACGTCTGCACGTGCAGCCCGACACCCTTATTTCCTATTACCTGTTTGCTGAGGATCTCGAAGCAGAGGGGCGTACGCGCAAAGTACTCAGTGACATGTATTTCATGGAAGTCCGTCACTTTGAAGAGATATTCCGGGAAGGACGATCTCCCGGCGGCGCCTCACAGGCAGGAAAAAGTGGTGGCAACGCACAACAGGCCGAGAAGCTGGCAGAACAACAAAAACAGATAATTAATGCAACCTGGAAAGTTATCCGCCGCGAGATCAAGTCAACCGTCTCTGAACAGTTTTCCCCAGATCTCGAGACGCTCTCGCAAGCACAACAGTCGCTGGTAGCAGAATTGCGCAAGCTTTCCGAAAAAATCAAATCCCAAAAGTCAAAAGCGCTCATTGACTCCATCTCGCAAAGCATGCAGGAGGCCGCTACCTGCCTGGACTCCGCCAGGGAGGCGCAGTCTGTTTCGACACTTTCAACGGCGCTGGCTGCAGAACAGACCAGCTATCAGATGCTGCTAAAACTGCGTGCCCGGGAACATGAAGTCTCCAAGAGTAAAAACGGCGGAGGTAGCAAGGGGGGAGGCAGCAGCCGTTCGCAGACTCAACTGCAGCAGTTGGAGCTGACCAATAAAAAACAGCGTTATGAAACAGAAAATCAGGCTTCTCAGCCCGCTGCTGCTCAACCAGATCGGGAATCTCTACAAATTCTGAATCGTCTGCGGGAACTGGCTGAGCGTCAGAAAGATCTGAATGAACAGCTCAAGGAGTTGGCCAATAAACAGCGGTTTGCCAAAACAGACGCTGAACGGGAAGAGATCGAACGACAGCTCAAACGCCTGCGGGAACGACAACGCGAACTGTTGCGTCAGGCGGATGAAGTGGCCCAGCGGATGGATCAGGCCAAACAACCCGATTCAATGAAATCACGTCGCGAACTGGAACAGACCCGCCAGCATCTTCAACAAAGTGCCCAGTCATTAAAAGAGGGGCAGGTTTCCCGGGCTCTGAACTCAGGCACCCGGGCACAGCAGAAACTGAATCAATTGAAAAATAACTTCCGCAAAAAAACAGCCAACCAGTTCGCCGATGCCATGCGTTCGCTGAACCAGCAGGCAGAACAGCTTGATCAGAAACAACAGGCTATCAACCAGGCGATTAATGACCAGGAACGGAAACCGGAACCGGGAGCACGGCGTTCCCTGCGAAACCATCGGGGCAATTCAGAATTGGCAGATCAGTTGCAACAACAGGAAGACCGCCTCAAAGAAATCATGGAACAGATGAAGCAGGTTGTACAGGAATCGGAACAGGCAGAGCCGCTGCTCTCACGACATCTGTATGACGCAATTCGCAAAACGAGACCCTTTCGCCCCGAAGAAGCATTGAAAGATGCGGCCAATTTCCTGAAAGAGGGAAATGGTAATCAGGCTCGTGAAGCAGAAGAACGTGCTTCACGCGGCATCGAGACCATGAAACAGGGAATTCAGGTCGCCTCTGAGAGCGTACTTGGCAACGATCTGGAATCATTAAAACGCGCTCGCCAGGCACTCAAATCGCTCTCTTCTGAAATACAACAGGAACAGCAACTGGCAAGCAATTCTCCCCAACAAAAACCACCAGGCACTGGTTCGGGAAAACCTGGTTCCCCATCTCCACAACCAGCAGGTCAACGTCCCAATCCAGCAGGTTCACAGGGGCAAGGTAAACCGGGTGAGAGTAGACAAGACCAGAACAGCCTGGCACAGAATCAGCCGATGCCTGGAAAATCAGGTCAAATTCCGTCCTCAGCCGAACAGTCAAAGTCTGGTCAGCCTCAATCGGGACAACCACAGCAGGGACAATCAGGACAAAGCCAACCCGGAAAAAGCCAGTCCAATTCATCAGGACAGCCTGCCAGTCAGGGACAAGGGCAGGGGCAAGTACAGCTGACCTCGGCCCAGGCAGGCAAAGGAAACGGTTCTCAAGCCAACTCCCCCAACTCTTCGCAAAATTCAGCCGCTCCCAAATCTCTTAAGGGACAACGGGGACAGTCTCAGGGAGGACCTGGTGGTGGCCAGGGAGGCCCCGGCAGCCCAACCCCTGGACCTTTGACGGGAAACCAGTTCCGCGAATGGTCAGACCGGATGCGGGACGTGGAAGAAATGGTGGGGGATCCCGAACTACGTAGTCGAGTCGCTCAAATTCGTGAACGCGCACAGAGTATGCGTGCAGAGTTTAAACGTCACTCCAAAGCACCAGAGGGAGACTTGATCAATGCACAAATCCTGGAACCGCTGGCTGAAATTCAAACAATTCTGTCAAACGAAATCAGTAAACGAGGTGCGCAAACATCGCTGGCACCGATTGACCGTGACCCGGTACCAGAAAAGTACTCAGACCTGGTCCGACGCTATTATGAAGAACTAGGGAACGGAAAATGA